The nucleotide sequence CTAGTAGTTGTTTTGCTTTTTGTGGATCATAAGCTGGGAACACTTTTCCCGCTTCTTCAGAGAAATCTTTTGAAACGCCAGTAATTCCTACTCCTTTTGTTGTATAGGTGTAAGCCACTTCTCCTGTGTTATCAAGTACATCTGTAATTAATTTTTCCCTGTCTACCGCAAGTGACAATGCCTGTCTAATTTTTTTATTTGCAAGCACTTTATTTTTCATATTGTATGTCATATACCAGACAGAACCGTCTTTTGTAAGTAATTTACGTTTATCATTCTTAAATTCCTTAGCCTGTTCGATAGAGATGTTTGTTGAGTCAATTTCTCCATTTTTAAAGGCATTCACACTGGCACTGGCGTCGTTTATGAATAATATTTTTACAAATTTCAACTTGATATTATCTTTATTCCAGTAATTTTCATTTTTTTCAAAGACAATTTCTGAATCCCTTGTCCATGATTTTATTGTATAGACACCAGATGAAATAGATGTTTCAGGAGATGTCATATATTTTTCTCCAACTTTATCATAGAACTTCTTGTTCAGAGGAGCATAAGTTTGTATTCTTACAATTGAATCAAAGTATGTAAGAGGGTTATTCAACGTAACTTCCAACGTATAGTCGTCAACGACTTTAATTCCCAGCTGATTTTCGTCCTTAATCTGTCCAGCATTAAATTCTTTTGCATTTTTTATGTAAAATAATTTATCTGCGTATTCTCCTGCGGTTTCAGGATTTAATGCTCTAACCCAGCCATCTTTAAAGTCTTTTGCCGTAATCGGATCACCGTTGCTCCATTTTGCATCTTTTCTCAAATGGAATGTCCATACTGTTGAATTTTCATTGTGTTCCCATTTTTCTGCCACACCAGGAAGAGATTTTCCATCCTCTGCCTGTCTAGTTAATGTTTCAGCAATAAGCGAATCAACAAATTCACTGGTTGAATCATTTGCCAGCTGAGGATCATAAGATTTTCCCTCTTCCTTCAGATTCAATTTAAGAGTTTCTGCATCCTCGTTTTTTCCACAAGAAATTACAAAAGCCATTAATATTGTCAAAACTAATAAGATTTTTTTCATACTCATACTCCCTCTTTCCTTTTACTAGAATAAAATAGTAAAATTAAAAATATTTTATCATTAATCTTAGTTATCCATCCAAATAGCTGCTGCTTTAGTGGAAAATGTAAAAATTATTTTGTTATAGATGCATTATAAAAATCAATGGAATCTCCAACAGAACGTATTACAACACCTTTTAACTTAGGATTTATCAAATAAACTCCCACTTCATAATAAAGTACAGAATATCTGAAATCATCAGACAGTAATTTTTCAGCCTGTTTCATTGCATCCATTCTTGTTTTGTTATCTTGATTAACTTTAGCTAGATCAACCAGTTCATCGTATTTAGGATCCGCATATTTTGCAAAGTTAAGATCTTTTACTTTCGAATGGAACATTTCCAGATAAGTCATTGGATCGGCATAGTCAGGCCCCCAGGCATATCTTACAATTTCAAATTCTCCAGCTTTTGCACGTGCAATTCTTTCTTTTTTAGTAAGAACTTCCACTTCCACATCAATTCCTAATTTATCCTTCCATTGAGATTGATAAAATTCAGCTTCCTTTTTACCAGTTCCATTTTCATCCACAAGTAAATGCAATTTAACTTGTGCAGGAGTCATATTTAACTCTTTTAGCCCTTCTTCAAACACTTGTTTCACATTAACATTTGCAAATTCTGCAAACAAATCTCCAGCTTCTTCCCTGAAATCGCCTTTTTCACCAACTGTTCCATTTGAAACAATTCCAGAACCAATAATTCCGGCACCATTTAAGATGCTGTTTACTAATTCTTTTCTATCTATTGCAAGTGATAGCGCCTGTCTAACCTTTTTATTCTTTAATACAGGATTTGATGTATTAAATCCTAAGTAATAGACTCTTCCATCAGGAAATTTATGTAATTCAGGTTTTCCTTCAAAGTTTGCCATTTTTTCAACTGAAATTTTTGTCAAGTCCAATTCTTTATTTTCAAAAAGGTTTGTAGCAGCTTCAAAATCAGTTACGATTAAACCTGTAAGTGTATCCACCTTTATATTTTGTGCATTCCAGTAGTTAGGATTTTTTTTCATAACAACTTTGTTATCATGTACCCATTCTTCCATTATAAACGGCCCGCTGTAAACAGATTTACCAGCTTCTGTTGCATATCCTTCCCCATTATCAGCCAATGCTTTTTCATTAACTGGGAAGTAGACAGGCATAATTAATGTCTTTAAGAAGAATGGAGCTGGTTTTGATAAGGTAAATTCAAGTGTATAATCATCTTTTGCTTTTATTCCAACTTGTCCAAAATCCTTCAAAGTTCCATTGTTGTAATTTTCGGCATTTTCAATATAATAAGCAAGCACTGAATATTCAGAGCCTGTTTTAGGATCAAGTCCTCTTTTGATACCGTTAAAATAGTCTTTGGCAGTAAGCGGATCCCCATTGCTCCATTTCATTCCTTGTCTGATTTTAAATGTCCATACTTTTCCGTCATCTGATTTAGTCCAGCTTTCAGCTCCAGAAGGAACAATTTCATTTTTATCATTTAATCTTACAAGACTTTCATAAGTCATACTTGTAATAAAAATTCCACTCATATCAGTCAAAAGTTGCGGATCCAATGAAGTTGGCTCAGCTTCCATATTAAACGATACTGAATTTCCCGCAGGTTTGGCACTTTTTCCGCAAGAAACTATAAGCATTGATACAATTAAACAAAATATTAAAAAAGTTTTTTTCATAGATACTTCCTTTCCAAATCATTTATTATTTACTTTTTTGTTGCTTTTTTATTAAATAAGTCCTTTTTCCTTTAAGAAAGAAGTTTCTACAAAATGTCCGGGCTTATATTCGGTTAATTCGGGAGTTTCAGGGATAATCCCTATTTCAGAGGCATCTCCCATTGGACTTCTTAAATATGATTCATCCATATCAATTTTTGTTGTCTTCTTGTAATCAGGATCTGCTATCGGTACGGCAGAAATAAGTGATTT is from Leptotrichia trevisanii DSM 22070 and encodes:
- a CDS encoding peptide ABC transporter substrate-binding protein, whose amino-acid sequence is MKKILLVLTILMAFVISCGKNEDAETLKLNLKEEGKSYDPQLANDSTSEFVDSLIAETLTRQAEDGKSLPGVAEKWEHNENSTVWTFHLRKDAKWSNGDPITAKDFKDGWVRALNPETAGEYADKLFYIKNAKEFNAGQIKDENQLGIKVVDDYTLEVTLNNPLTYFDSIVRIQTYAPLNKKFYDKVGEKYMTSPETSISSGVYTIKSWTRDSEIVFEKNENYWNKDNIKLKFVKILFINDASASVNAFKNGEIDSTNISIEQAKEFKNDKRKLLTKDGSVWYMTYNMKNKVLANKKIRQALSLAVDREKLITDVLDNTGEVAYTYTTKGVGITGVSKDFSEEAGKVFPAYDPQKAKQLLAEGLKELGLQKLPDLTMIFNDSGNNKVISEYIQESLRTNLGVNLKIEGMTFQSRLDKMQHRDYEIALAGYNGDYNDAITYLDRFLTKDGNNYSDYSNPRYDELVKKVKSSGNQEERVKDMIEMEKIIAEDMPVGLLYYRQHTKLLNPKVHNIVFSPIGKDFVLDNTYIK
- a CDS encoding peptide ABC transporter substrate-binding protein, which encodes MKKTFLIFCLIVSMLIVSCGKSAKPAGNSVSFNMEAEPTSLDPQLLTDMSGIFITSMTYESLVRLNDKNEIVPSGAESWTKSDDGKVWTFKIRQGMKWSNGDPLTAKDYFNGIKRGLDPKTGSEYSVLAYYIENAENYNNGTLKDFGQVGIKAKDDYTLEFTLSKPAPFFLKTLIMPVYFPVNEKALADNGEGYATEAGKSVYSGPFIMEEWVHDNKVVMKKNPNYWNAQNIKVDTLTGLIVTDFEAATNLFENKELDLTKISVEKMANFEGKPELHKFPDGRVYYLGFNTSNPVLKNKKVRQALSLAIDRKELVNSILNGAGIIGSGIVSNGTVGEKGDFREEAGDLFAEFANVNVKQVFEEGLKELNMTPAQVKLHLLVDENGTGKKEAEFYQSQWKDKLGIDVEVEVLTKKERIARAKAGEFEIVRYAWGPDYADPMTYLEMFHSKVKDLNFAKYADPKYDELVDLAKVNQDNKTRMDAMKQAEKLLSDDFRYSVLYYEVGVYLINPKLKGVVIRSVGDSIDFYNASITK